Proteins from one Methanomassiliicoccales archaeon genomic window:
- a CDS encoding isocitrate/isopropylmalate dehydrogenase family protein → MKKIAVIEGDGIGPEVIRSTVRVLEATGARIELFEAEMGLDCNRKNGSYLPKETVESLSEADACLFGAITSSNDPEYRSPLLQLRKEFELFANVRPLKRISPDLGMVDLDTIIFRENTEGMYTGDEVDEGDSIILRRRVSEGAVRRLIRFSNEYALLEGRRSMTCVHKANVIRRSDGLFRDIFLQEMRSSPLEAREMLVDACAAAMISHPEKLDCIVTLNLYGDILSDEGAALVGGLGLAPSANIGEDLAIFEPVHGSAPDIAGKGIANPVASILSAVMMLRYLGMHKEAELMECSLSNAVRAGRRTPDIGGNLTTDEFTDEIIRRMTH, encoded by the coding sequence TTGAAGAAGATCGCTGTTATCGAGGGGGACGGCATAGGTCCAGAAGTGATCCGTTCGACGGTGAGGGTGCTTGAGGCAACGGGAGCACGCATTGAATTGTTCGAGGCCGAGATGGGCCTGGACTGCAATCGAAAGAATGGGTCATACCTTCCTAAAGAGACAGTCGAATCACTGAGTGAGGCTGACGCCTGTCTGTTCGGCGCGATTACCAGCTCCAACGATCCCGAATATCGATCGCCGCTTCTTCAGCTTAGAAAGGAGTTCGAGCTTTTCGCCAATGTCCGTCCCCTGAAAAGGATATCTCCCGATCTGGGCATGGTAGATTTGGATACTATTATCTTTCGAGAGAATACTGAGGGCATGTACACTGGGGATGAGGTCGATGAGGGCGATTCGATAATACTCAGGCGAAGGGTGAGTGAAGGTGCTGTCAGAAGGCTCATCCGGTTCTCCAACGAATACGCCCTCTTGGAGGGAAGGAGGAGCATGACCTGCGTTCACAAGGCGAATGTGATACGAAGGTCCGACGGCCTCTTCAGAGATATCTTTCTCCAGGAGATGAGATCGTCGCCTCTTGAGGCGAGGGAGATGCTGGTAGATGCATGTGCGGCGGCGATGATATCTCATCCAGAGAAGCTCGATTGCATCGTGACCCTCAACCTCTACGGCGACATACTCTCGGACGAGGGAGCCGCCCTGGTCGGAGGATTGGGACTTGCACCCTCTGCTAACATCGGAGAGGATCTGGCCATCTTCGAACCGGTCCATGGCTCCGCACCGGACATCGCAGGAAAGGGCATAGCCAATCCGGTGGCGTCCATACTCTCGGCGGTGATGATGCTGCGCTATCTTGGGATGCACAAGGAGGCGGAGCTGATGGAATGCTCCCTTTCAAACGCTGTGAGGGCGGGAAGAAGGACGCCGGACATAGGCGGGAATCTAACAACTGATGAGTTCACCGATGAGATCATCCGGAGAATGACTCACTGA